From a region of the Marasmius oreades isolate 03SP1 chromosome 7, whole genome shotgun sequence genome:
- the RVB2 gene encoding RuvB-like protein 2, whose product MAATTQITAGTSELRDITKMERIGVHSHIQGLGLDDRLEPRANSQGMVGQAKARKAAGMILKMVQEGRIAGRAMLFAGPPSTGKTAIALGMAQTLGNDVPFTMIAASEVFSLSMSKTEALTQAFRRSIGVRIKEETELIEGEVVEIQIDRSLTGATKTGKLTIKTTDMETIYDLGTKMIDALSKEKVLAGDVIAIDKTSGKVSKLGRSFARSRDYDAMGSDTRFVQCPDGEIQKRKEVVHTVSLHEIDVINSRTQGFLALFAGDTGEIKPELRNQINTKVAEWREEGKAEIIPGVLFIDEVHMLDIECFSFLNRALENELSPLVIMASNRGMARIRGTNVRSPHGLPVDLLDRVLIVSTKPYTGEDIEQIIQIRCQEEDVTLSPDAATLLTQMSMETTLRYTLNLISCAQVVARKRKSEEVDVNDLRRAYTYFMDEKRSVQWLKEQQGTLVFEEIGEVAEDDRMVMDS is encoded by the exons ATG GCTGCTACAACACAGATAACAGCTGGGACTTCCGAATTACGGGATATAACCAAGATGGagcgtatag GCGTTCACTCCCATATTCAAGGTCTAGGTCTCGATGATCGTTTGGAACCTCGTGCGAACAGTCAAGGAATGGTTGGACAGGCGAAAGCACGAAAAGCAGCAGGGATGATTCTTAAAATGGTGCAAGAAGGACGAATAGCCGGACGCGCAATGCTGTTTGCTGGCCCACCGTCAACAGGTAAAACTGCTATAGCCCTTG GAATGGCACAAACACTCGGAAACGACGTACCTTTCACGATGATCGCTGCGAGCGAAGTTTTCTCATTGTCTATGTCAAAAACGGAGGCTCTCACTCAAGCATTCCGAAGAAGTATTGGCGTTAGGATAAAAGAAGAGACAGAGTTAATAGAGGGAGAGGTGGTTGAGATTCAGATTGACAGAAGTTTGACTGGG GCTACCAAAACTGGAAAGCTTACAATCAAGACAACCGACATGGAGACCATTTACGACTTGGGCACCAAAATGATTGACGCGCTGTCGAAAGAAAAAGTGTTAGCAGGGGACGTGATCGCCATCGACAAGACCTCAGGGAAGGTTTCGAAACTCGGTCGTTCGTTCGCGCGTTCAAGAGATTATGATGCTATGGGCTCGGAT ACCAGATTCGTCCAATGTCCCGATGGAGAAATACAAAAACGCAAGGAAGTCGTGCACACCGTTTCTTTGCACGAAATCGACGTGATAAACAGCCGGACGCAAGGTTTTCTTGCACTGTTTGCCGGAGACACTGGAGAGATCAAACCGGAGCTGAGGAATCAAATTAACACAAAAGTAGCGGAATGGAGGGAAGAGGGCAAGGCAGAGATCATTCCTGGG GTTTTATTCATCGACGAAGTTCACATGCTAGACATTGAATGCTTCTCATTTTTAAATCGTGCTCTTGAGAATGAGTTGTCACCTCTCGTTATCATGGCCAGTAACAGAGGGATGGCTCGCATACGTGGGACCAACGTGAGAAGTCCTCACGGGCTTCCGGTCGATTTACTTGACCGTGTTCTCATTGTTAGCACGAAACCGTACACGGGTGAAGATATTGAACAAATAATTCAGATCAG GTGTCAGGAGGAGGACGTAACGCTCTCACCAGACGCGGCCACACTTCTTACCCAGATGTCTATGGAAACAACGCTTCGTTATACTCTGAACCTCATCTCATGTGCTCAAGTCGtagcgaggaagaggaagtcgGAGGAAGTGGACGTGAATGATTTGCGTAGAGCGTATACCTACTTCATGGACGAGAAAAGGAGTGTTCAGTGGCTGAAGGAGCAACAAGGCACGCTGGTTTTTGAGGAGATTGGCGAAGTCGCGGAAGATGATAGGATGGTGATGGATTCATAG